A genome region from Gambusia affinis linkage group LG24, SWU_Gaff_1.0, whole genome shotgun sequence includes the following:
- the arhgef7b gene encoding rho guanine nucleotide exchange factor 7b, producing the protein MNSAEQTVTWLITLGVLESPKKSVSDPEAFLQASLQDGVVLCRLLERLRPGTVDKFIQEPRSDSECQRNITEFIKGCGAFSVEPFVVSDLLQGLNFSKVLNSLVALNKATEELSVPGDGGCVPHSSNIRIKSFDSLNTQSRSSKLQQPQYRSLDMSDGGVCSQLLVKARFAFQPTNEDELSFSKGDVICVTKQVEGGWWEGSLNDKTGWFPSNYVRELKGGDKTTDKPKCGTLKSPPKGFDTTIISKTYYNMVLQNILEAESEYSRELQSLLGTYLRPLHPTDRLSSVDIGHIQGNLEEISTFQQMLVQSLDEQTKLPENQQRIGGFFLKLMPEMKAIYVAYCSNHPSAVSVLTQHSDDLMEYMESKGASSPGNLTLTVSLSKPFTRMERYPALLKELDRHMEEQHPDRADLSAAMAAFKSLAAECEEVRKRKNLELQILTEPIRNWEGEDIKTLGPVLHMSQVKVHTQNCQESNERFLILFPHTLLMLSASLRMSGFIYQGKMPLSGMLISRIEDGENLKNAFEISGGQCERTQIACSSQRDLQDWLDLLTKHTHTTPPQVSKFQDVCYTLPSHPATHSRYSESRGGSPYHTLPHPSLNGTISSSSPIWGPLEPPSTPKPWTLSCLRPAPPLRPSAALCFKEDVSKSPKNKRPLLPTIRKPERKPSEEDFTARKSTAALEEDAQILKVIEAYCTSAKTRQTLNSTWQGTDLMHNHVLAETSLTVAALPSNLPSSDQSEDSDYDSIWTNQSHRTASFSRSSRRDVLMLFPEEEKIIVEETRSNGQTVVEERSLVDTVYSLRDEVQELKQDNKRIKRTLEEEQRARKELERIVRRVLKNMNDPTWDETNL; encoded by the exons ATGAATTCGGCAGAACAGACGGTAACGTGGCTTATCACGCTGGGGGTCCTGGAGTCTCCCAAGAAGAGCGTGTCGGATCCAGAGGCTTTCCTTCAGGCGTCTCTGCAGGATGGAGTAGTTCTGTGCAGGCTGCTGGAGCGACTCAGACCCGGGACGGTGGACAAA ttTATCCAGGAACCCAGGAGCGACAGCGAGTGTCAGAGGAACATTACGGAGTTTATTAAGGGCTGCGGGGCTTTCAGTGTAGAG ccttttgtAGTGAGTGACCTCCTGCAGGGACTGAACTTCTCCAAAGTACTAAACTCCTTAGTTGCTCTTAACAAAGCCACTGAAG AGTTGTCTGTCCCAGGAGACGGCGGATGTGTGCCGCACTCCTCCAATATACGGATCAAATCATTCGACTCTCTGAACACTCAAAGTCGCTCCTCTAAGCTGCAGCAGCCTCAGTATCGCAGCCTG GACATGTCAGATGGCGGAGTGTGCAGCCAGCTGCTGGTCAAAGCGCGTTTCGCCTTCCAGCCGACCAACGAGGACGAGCTCTCCTTCTCCAAGGGTGATGTCATCTGTGTGACCAAGCAGGTGGAGGGGGGCTGGTGGGAAGGCTCGCTGAACGACAAGACTGGGTGGTTCCCCAGTAACTACGTACGGGAGCTGAAAGGAGGCG aCAAAACAACAGACAAGCCAAAATGTGGGACTCTGAAAAGTCCCCCAAAAGGTTTTGACACCACCATCATCTCGAAGACCTATTACAACATG GTCCTACAGAACATCCTGGAGGCAGAAAGTGAATATTCAAGGGAGCTACAGAGTCTCCTGGGGACATACCTACGTCCACTTCACCCCACAGACAG ACTCAGCAGTGTTGACATCGGTCATATTCAGGGAAATCTGGAAGAGATCTCTACATTCCAGCAGATGCTTGTCCAGTCCTTGGACGAACAAACcaa GCTTCCAGAGAACCAACAGAGAATCGGGGGTTTCTTTCTGAAGCTGATGCCTGAGATGAAGGCCATATATGTGGCTTACTGCTCCAATCACCCATCTGCAGTCAGCGTGCTCACACAACACAG TGATGATCTTATGGAATATATGGAGTCAAAAGGAGCATCCAGTCCTGGCAACCTGACACTAACAGTCAGTCTGAGTAAACCCTTCACCAGAATGGAAAGGTACCCAGCACTGCTGAAAGAACTGGACAGACATATGGAA GAGCAACACCCCGACCGAGCTGACCTCAGTGCTGCCATGGCAGCCTTCAAAAGCCTCGCA GCAGAGTGTGAGGAGGTAAGAAAGAGGAAGAACCTGGAGCTACAGATTCTGACTGAGCCAATCAGAAACTGGGAAGGAGAAGATATTAAAACTCTCGGCCCAGTTCTCCACATGTCCCAGGTCAAGGTTCACACGCAGAATTGCCAG GAGTCAAATGAACGCTTCCTCATCCTGTTCCCTCACACTCTGCTCATGCTCTCAGCTAGCCTCCGAATGAGTGGATTCATATACCAG ggGAAAATGCCTTTATCAGGAATGCTCATCTCCAGGATTGAAGATGGAGAAAACCTGAAGAATGCTTTTGAAATATCTG GAGGCCAATGTGAGCGCACGCAGATAGCTTGTAGCAGTCAACGTGATCTACAAGACTGGTTGGACCTCctcaccaaacacacacacaccacaccaccTCAAGTGAGCAAGTTTCAGGATGTTTGTTACACA TTGCCCTCCCATCCTGCCACTCACTCCAGATACTCTGAGTCTCGCGGCGGGAGCCCTTACCACACCCTGCCTCATCCCTCCTTAAATGGGACAATTTCCAGTAGCAGCCCCATCTGGGGACCGCTGGAGCCACCGAGCACCCCCAAACCTTGGACCCTGAGCTGCCTTCGTCCTGCACCTCCACTACGACCGTCTGCTGCTCTGTGCTTCAAAGAG gaCGTAAGTAAAAGTCCCAAAAACAAGAGGCCGCTGCTCCCTACCATAAGAAAACCAGAGCGGAAACCGTCGGAGGAAGATTTCACTGCCAGAAAGA GCACAGCGGCTCTGGAGGAGGACGCTCAGATACTGAAGGTGATCGAGGCTTACTGCACGAGTGCAAAGACTCGCCAGACTCTAAACTCAA CATGGCAGGGAACTGATCTCATGCACAACCATGTGCTGGCTGAGACCAGTCTCACAGTGGCTGCGCTCCCTAGTAACCTGCCAtcttctgaccaatcagaagaCTCCGATTATGACAGTATCTGGACTAATCAAAGTCACAGGACCGCCTCGTTTTCTC GCTCCAGCAGAAGAGATGTCCTTATGCTGTTcccagaggaggagaagattATTGTTGAAGAAACGAGGAGCAACGGACAAACTGTAGTGGAGGAACG GAGTCTGGTGGACACTGTTTATAGCCTCAGAGATGAAGTTCAGGAACTCAAGCAG GACAACAAGAGAATAAAGCGGAcgctggaggaggagcagcgaGCGAGAAAAGAGCTGGAGAGAA